Proteins found in one Labrus bergylta chromosome 8, fLabBer1.1, whole genome shotgun sequence genomic segment:
- the LOC109986625 gene encoding uncharacterized protein isoform X11 codes for MATMTTEASAVSEADTEGKQKASGAEPEPEPEPENKQKPEAAVSDPEGEPSSKKAQEQTSEPGTAEVATSPEEEQLKPRTRTSAGKGLSRLFSSFLKRRSQCSEGEGFEAEKAREDKADTEEKADKAGEKKEGEVKGEEEEVKVEEKKPEEKPEAKEVKKKDEANVEKKEEKKKEEEKVEKKGSKKKKKEAKKKVEKKDADKVKQEEVKREEEKVKKEDKKDDEQVKKDEEKDEENVKKEEKKEDEKVNKEEKKEDEKAQQSVEKEEDKSETKEEKEPTDVKDKEAEAEKKESKEGENTDKKVAKRKEKEEKVKKKEEEKAKRKAEEEERHKKREEEKAKKKEEEKAREAEKAKKKEEKAKEAEKAKKKEEEKAKKKEEEKAKEEKAKKKEEEKTKEEPTKKDEEKVKEEVKKKDEEKEEEKTEKKQKKEEEKGKKKEKGKNKGKKEGKSQSDEQVKAPIAAPEPELKTEPEAEQAPDQHSVSSAETQPAQEKHKDEESINKEPDAVEEVKEDDTEKKEEEPTEQNNDAEEEEKAKEVTKKEKPAKEKKTEKKPEEAKGSKRLKTMQCKVTLLDDTLFECELDKHAKGQELITKVCDHVNLLEKDYFGLAHGETTTSKTWLEATKEIRKQVPGAVYEFTFNVKFYPPDPAQLTEDLTRYFLCVQLRKDIMSGVLPCSFVTLSLLGSYAAQSELGEYDPETHGTDYVKDLSLAPGQSKELEDKVMELHRTYRSMSPAQADMLFLENAKKLAMYGVDLHQAKDLDGVDITLGVCSGGLMVYKDKLRINRFPWPKVLKISYKRSSFFIKIRPSELEQYESTIGFKLPNYKASKKLWKVCVENHTFFRVPTVEPPSSRRFLVLGSKFRYSGRTQAQTRQASSMIDRPAPRFTRSASKRLSRNLDGSMSAGDETLQLLQQLSASVRTEVDDWSLMTSDQPWPSSVFPASGESEQTFIQSWEEGQSVHTVRVSQQDTETSSQTTTVTELLTDEQQGWRKEDLWSALLDRHPPFPFAPPFDYVKQPAKLSLSKMSSMDRLLQPSTAQQDDWFVYFDHILSLLSPEQFPPSAQIELREEDEQVVYDSEQEPTNEEKINRLQEMVMLVDKLTEAEVLERNLREVRYLEDRLQEVDEMAEKLQEVIEEELGKEEVEKLRKEFAETELEQHVRVGGVTKTVVIKSIRSIEKEDGEEDELEQQIKEVFLKGLYEEEEAEGEQETKIEVIGESQFDDNLIEKLRGIEQEWKEEAEVKMSGVPGTTSVVAYQKVEPRIKKKVTIVEEREPNQEIMVGRMLEESLEKEEAWCEIEGQAEDEREAEYGEIWFILFDRPPYTSVVKPQVVTVERAQVDEGEYFTSNSESTTFEEKIEITALEKKTKLFVEERKVEEEEVWRASEIPPQQTAIERDDDWFILLDVIPRQTPYVPPVSSKRRGELDAESFVLVVETAAVQEIGEEVSEERTIIEKAPRELQVIPLQPVTDRDDDFFVLLDVVPRETSYVQPERVEVSPEERVSLVEIKNVKKREESSEVVTSGVEMKHPQSEKQVVALPQSVRQIEDDWFLLLEASTRETYVQQVTAEEYVPEESISVQSDIIKVASREKVVVEEIAGIVLEKEDKNLSEQILPEQKIPEAVRERDDDWFLLLDVIPRETEFVPPASLAATSQMFATVQPRIEVKSTEQTLQQVEFEQIRLQPSQPLQQKDDDWFGLFDAIREEAVIVPSVSPVEIVPDMRKLSEVEVKTTETTTWKEMIIGVETRQVETRLSEIRTSQAALLSEREGGDDWFGLFDIVREKPFVIPPVAVVERFVDVVAAAEQKPKLFMEDVKHAVKFVEIEAPQPRQVDDDWFVLLDVAERTSVAVDERLRIPPEVRPAKVLEVKEQRAQQRVTVVEERWQQGKVVQQKPRPEVREVEDDWFILLDVATKKSVAGLERVQFPAEKRAPPAATKTLTVISKMRPQFEERILDERRPVTPTHIHDDWFVLLDVGQKKSVVSTHRGTRPVSAPVFSQAALAEAGIPMAPFDQPQTSTPIKTGRLEERKLEVTVEAVEPSKVEAVVEVKPAAWRNQREVNSSLITTINGDIQHESEAMSTEVVRMRKKRAKKIEGDSIYIRHSLLMLEEFDKPQEDLLKHHASISELKRNFMEAVPEQRPSEWDKRLSTHSPFRTLGINGQPLPSADGETDDGTEDKDGTTTSSSKTVTTENIGGTSVTTTTTHISKVVKSGSSESRVEKRIVITADSDMDQDKEKADGASAL; via the exons TGGCTACCATGACAACAGAGGCGAGTGCGGTGAGCGAGGCAGACACTGAGGGCAAGCAGAAGGCCAGTGGGGCAGAACCAGAGCCAGAACCTGAACCAGAGAACAAGCAGAAACCAGAGGCGGCAGTGTCTGACCCAGAGGGGGAGCCTTCAAGCAAGAAGGCCCAGGAGCAGACCTCCGAGCCTGGGACTGCAGAAGTAGCTACCTCCCCTGAGGAGGAGCAGCTGAAACCTCGTACCCGGACCTCGGCTGGCAAAGGTCTGTCAcgcctcttctcctctttcctcaAACGGCGCTCGCAGTGCTCTGAGGGAGAGGGGTTTGAGGCAGAGAAAGCCAGGGAGGACAAGGCAGACACAGAGGAAAAGGCCGACAAggcaggagagaagaaggagggagaagtgaaaggtgaagaggaggaggttaaGGTAGAAGAGAAGAAACCAGAAGAGAAACCAGAGGcaaaagaagtgaaaaagaaagatgaagcaaatgtagagaaaaaagaggagaaaaagaaagaggaagaaaaagttGAGAAGAAGggcagtaaaaagaaaaaaaaagaagccaagaaGAAAGTAGAGAAAAAGGATGCagacaaagtaaaacaggaagaggtgaaaagggaagaggaaaaggtgaaaaaagaagacaaaaaggatgatgaacaggtgaaaaaagatgaggaaaaggatgaggaaaatgtaaaaaaggaagagaaaaaagaggatgaaaaggtgaataaagaagagaaaaaagaggatgaaaaagcacaacagagtgtagaaaaggaggaggacaagtcagagacaaaagaagaaaaggagccCACCGATGTAAAAGACAAGGAGGCAgaagcagaaaagaaagagagtaaagagggagaaaacactgacaaaaaagttgcaaagaggaaagaaaaggaggaaaaggtaaagaagaaggaagaggaaaaagcaaagaggaaagcagaggaagaagaaaggcacaagaagagagaagaagagaaagctaagaagaaagaggaggaaaaggcaAGAGAGGCCGAAAAagcaaagaagaaagaagaaaaagcaaaagaggcagaaaaggcaaagaagaaagaggaagaaaaagccaaaaagaaggaggaggagaaggcaAAAGAGGAGAAagctaaaaagaaagaagaggagaagacaaAAGAGGAGCCCACAAAGAAGGACGAAGAAAAGGTGAAGgaagaagtgaagaaaaaagacgaggaaaaagaggaggaaaagacagagaaaaaacaaaagaaagaagaggaaaaagggaagaaaaaggagaaagggaAGAACAAGGGAAAAAAGGAGGGGAAAAGTCAAAGTGACGAGCAGGTGAAAGCACCGATTGCTGCTCCAGAGCCTGAACTTAAAACTGAGCCAGAAGCTGAACAAGCTCCAGATCAGCACTCAGTCAGCAGtgcagagacacag CCAGctcaagagaaacacaaagacgaAGAGTCGATAAATAAGGAGCCAGACGCTGTGGAAGAAGTGAAGGAGGAcgacacagagaaaaaagaggaagaaccGACTGAGCAGAATAACGACgccgaggaagaggagaaggcaAAGGAGGTAACgaagaaagaaaaacctgcGAAAGAAAAGAAGACGGAGAAGAAACCAGAAGAGGCTAAAGGCTCCAAACGTCTGAAAACCATGCAATGCAAAGTCACCTTACTGGACGACACtctgtttgagtgtgagctGGAT AAACATGCTAAAGGCCAAGAGCTTATAACAAAGGTGTGTGACCATGTTAATCTGCTGGAGAAAGATTACTTCGGCCTCGCTCATGGGGAAACCACAACAAGCAAG ACTTGGTTGGAAGCCACCAAAGAGATCAGGAAACAGGTTCCAGGTGCTGTTTATGAGTTTACGTTCAACGTGAAGTTTTACCCTCCAGACCCTGCTCAGCTCACTGAGGATCTCACCAG GTACTTTCTGTGTGTCCAGCTGAGAAAGGACATCATGAGCGGTGTTCTTCCCTGTTCTTTTGTCACACTGTCCCTGCTGGGTTCATACGCAGCCCAGTCGGAGCTCGGAGAGTACGACCCGGAGACACATGGGACAGACTACGTGAAAGATCTGAGCCTGGCTCCTGGACAGAGCAAAGAGCTAGAGGACAAAGTGATGGAGCTGCACCGCACATACAG GTCAATGAGTCCAGCTCAAGCAGACATGTTGTTTCTGGAAAATGCCAAGAAGCTCGCCATGTATGGAGTTGACCTGCATCAGGCCAAG GATCTGGATGGTGTTGACATCACATTGGGAGTTTGCTCCGGTGGTCTGATGGTTTACAAGGACAAGCTGAGGATCAACCGTTTCCCCTGGCCTAAAGTGCTCAAGATCTCCTACAAACGTAGCAGCTTCTTTATCAAGATCAGACCATCGGAG CTAGAGCAATATGAAAGCACAATCGGCTTCAAACTTCCCAACTACAAAGCATCGAAGAAGCTGTGGAAAGTTTGCGTTGAAAACCATACCTTCTTCCG TGTTCCCACAGTAGAGCCTCCATCATCTCGTCGCTTCCTCGTCTTGGGATCTAAGTTCCGGTACAGCGGGCGCACTCAGGCCCAGACCCGCCAGGCCAGCTCCATGATCGACCGCCCCGCCCCTCGATTCACACGCTCTGCAAGCAAGAGGCTGTCCCGTAACCTAGATGGAAGTATGT CAGCTGGAGATGAAActctccagctcctgcaacaaCTCTCAGCATCagtcaggactgaagttgatgATTGGTCACTGATGACATCTGACCAACCCTGGCCTTCTTCTGTATTCCCAG CCAGTGGGGAGTCAGAGCAGACTTTCATTCAGTCCTGGGAGGAGGGACAGTCTGTTCACACAGTCAGAGTGAGCCAGCAGGACACTGAGACGAGCTCTCAGACCACCACAGTGACAGAGCTGTTGACGGATGAGCAACAAGGATGGAGAAAGGAAGACTTGTGGTCTGCCCTACTTGATCGCCATCCTCCTTTTCCCTTTGCCCCACCTTTTGATTATGTGAAACAGCCAG CTAAGCTCAGCTTGTCAAAAATGAGCTCAATGGATAGACTACTGCAACCATCAACAGCACAGCAAGATGATTGGTTTGTTTACTTCGACCACATCCTGAGCCTTCTCTCCCCTGAACAAT tccctccctctgctcaGATCGAGCTTCGGGAAGAGGATGAGCAGGTCGTCTATGATTCAGAGCAGGAGCCGACCAATGAGGAGAAAATTAACAGGCTGCAGGAAATGGTGATGTTGGTAGACAAGCTGACAGAGGCAGAAGTTTTAGAAAGGAATCTAAGGGAAGTGAGGTATTTGGAGGACAGGCTCCAGGAAGTGGATGAGATGGCAGAGAAACTTCAGGAAGTAATAGAAGAGGAATTAGGTAAGGAGGAGGTGGAAAAGTTAAGAAAGGAATTTGCAGAGACAGAGCTGGAGCAACATGTGCGAGTGGGAGGTGTAACAAAAACTGTGGTGATAAAATccataaggagcatagaaaaaGAAGACGGTGAAGAGGATGAACTGGAGCAGCAGATAAAGGAGGTGTTCTTGAAAGGCTTgtatgaggaggaagaggccgAGGGGGAGCAGGAGACTAAAATAGAGGTCATAGGTGAGAGTCAGTTTGATGACAACTTGATAGAGAAGCTGCGCGGGATAGAACAGGAATGGAAGGAGGAAGCTGAGGTCAAGATGTCAGGCGTCCCTGGTACCACTTCTGTAGTAGCTTACCAGAAGGTGGAGCCTAGGATCAAGAAGAAAGTGACTATTGTGGAAGAGCGAGAGCCTAATCAAGAAATAATGGTCGGCAGGATGTTAGAGGAGAGCCTAGAAAAAGAGGAGGCATGGTGTGAGATTGAAGGGCAGGCTGAGGATGAACGTGAGGCGGAATATGGCGAAATCTGGTTCATACTGTTTGACCGTCCTCCATACACATCTGTTGTCAAACCACAAG TTGTGACTGTGGAACGTGCTCAGGTGGATGAAGGCGAGTATTTCACCTCAAACAGCGAGAGTACAACCTTTGAGGAGAAAATTGAGATTACAGCTCTTGAGAAAAAGACCAAGCTTTTTGTGGAAGAAAGGAAAgtggaagaagaggaagtaTGGCGTGCCTCTGAGATTCCTCCACAACAGACCGCCATAGAAAGAGACGATGACTGGTTTATTTTGCTGGATGTAATTCCCAGACAAACTCCTTATGTACCACCAG TTTCTTCGAAGAGAAGAGGCGAGTTAGACGCAGAAAGTTTTGTCCTGGTGGTGGAAACTGCAGCTGTGCAGGAGATTGGAGAAGAAGTGTCCGAAGAGAGAACGATAATAGAAAAGGCACCAAGAGAGCTACAAGTAATCCCACTGCAGCCAgtgacagacagagatgatgaCTTTTTTGTGTTGCTTGATGTTGTTCCCAGAGAAACATCATATGTTCAACCAG AGCGTGTTGAAGTGTCTCCAGAGGAACGTGTCTCTctggttgaaataaaaaacgTCAAAAAACGGGAGGAAAGCTCAGAAGTTGTGACATCAGGCGTAGAAATGAAACACCCGCAAAGTGAAAAGCAAGTAGTAGCCCTTCCACAGTCTGTGAGACAGATAGAAGATGACTGGTTTTTGCTGCTGGAGGCTTCCACCAGAGAAACATATGTACAACAAG TTACCGCAGAAGAGTATGTTCCTGAAGAAAGCATTTCCGTCCAATCTGACATAATCAAAGTGGCGTCCAGAGAGAAGGTCGTAGTGGAAGAAATTGCAGGAATTGTGCTTGAGAAAGAGGACAAGAATCTTTCCGAGCAAATCCTTCCAGAGCAGAAAATACCTGAAGCAGTCAGGGAAAGAGATGACGACTGGTTTCTTCTGCTGGATGTCATTCCTAGAGAAACTGAATTTGTGCCTCCAG cgTCTCTGGCAGCCACAAGCCAAATGTTTGCAACTGTTCAACCTCGAATTGAAGTGAAAAGCACAGAGCAGACGTTGCAGCAGGTTGAGTTTGAGCAGATTAGACTGCAGCCTTCACAGCCTCTGCAACAGAAAGATGATGACTGGTTTGGGCTGTTTGATGCTATTCGCGAAGAGGCAGTCATAGTACCATCAG TTTCTCCTGTTGAGATTGTTCCGGATATGAGGAAGTTGTCGGAGGTTGAGGTGAAAACCACAGAGACCACAACATGGAAGGAGATGATAATTGGTGTGGAGACCAGACAGGTTGAGACACGTTTGTCTGAAATTAGAACAAGCCAAGCTGCACTGCTTTccgagagagaaggaggagacgATTGGTTTGGTCTGTTCGACATCGTGCGTGAAAAGCCTTTTGTCATACCACCAG TTGCTGTGGTTGAGCGTTTTGTGGATGTGGTAGCAGCTGCTGAACAAAAACCAAAACTCTTCATGGAAGATGTAAAGCATGCTGTTAAGTTTGTGGAGATTGAAGCACCACAACCAAGACAGGTGGATGATGACTGGTTTGTGCTGCTGGATGTTGCAGAAAGGACATCAG TGGCTGTGGATGAACGTCTCCGTATACCTCCTGAAGTCAGACCAGCCAAAGTGTTAGAAGTCAAAGAGCAGAGAGCACAGCAAAGAGTTACGGTAGTGGAGGAGAGGTGGCAGCAGGGTAAGGTGGTGCAGCAGAAACCACGCCCGGAAGTGAGAGAGGTGGAGGATGATTGGTTTATTCTGCTGGACGTGGCCACTAAGAAATCAG TCGCTGGCCTTGAGCGCGTCCAGTTCCCAGCAGAGAAGAGAGCTCCACCTGCTGCAACCAAAACACTGACTGTTATTTCAAAGATGAGACCTCAGTTTGAGGAACGGATCCTGGATGAAAGACGTCCTGTCACGCCTACACACATTCATGATGATTGGTTTGTTCTTCTAGATGTTGGACAAAAGAAGTCAG TGGTGAGCACACACAGGGGCACCCGTCCCGTCAGTGCTCCGGTCTTCTCCCAGGCCGCTCTGGCAGAGGCAGGCATCCCCATGGCCCCTTTCGATCAGCCCCAGACCTCCACCCCCATCAAGACCGGCCGTCTGGAGGAGAGGAAGCTGGAGGTCACCGTAGAAGCTGTGGAGCCCTCAAAGGTCGAGGCTGTGGTTGAGGTCAAG CCAGCAGCGTGGAGAAACCAGAGAGAAGTAAACTCTTCACTGATAACCACCATCAATGGGGACATTCAG CACGAGTCTGAGGCCATGAGCACGGAGGTGGTGCGAATGCGAAAG aaAAGAGCTAAGAAAATTGAGGGTGACTCAATTTATATCAGACATAGCCTTTTAATGTTGGAG GAGTTTGATAAACCTCAGGAGGATCTGCTCAAGCATCATGCCAGCATCAGCGAGCTGAAGAGGAACTTCATGGAAGCCGTCCCGGAGCAGAGGCCCAGTGAGTGGGACAAGCGCCTGTCCACACACTCTCCGTTCCGCACCCTGGGGATCAATGGTCAGCCTCTGCCCAGTGCAGATGGG GAGACAGATGATGGAACAGAAGACAAAGATGGCACAACCACGTCTAGCTCCAAGACCGTCACCACGGAGAACATCGGTGGCACCTCAGTCACCACCACTACCACTCACATCTCAAAG GTAGTGAAAAGCGGATCTTCGGAGAGTCGTGTGGAGAAGAGAATCGTTATAACTGCAGACTCTGATATGGACCAAGATAAG GAGAAGGCTGACGGAGCATCAGCATTGTAA